In candidate division WOR-3 bacterium, one genomic interval encodes:
- a CDS encoding transglutaminase domain-containing protein, translated as MRIFFNLIILSGLILLTNVACRHQRPNSFNPTNFEEQWRAIYLQDKRVGYYYMKIIPNKAGYQISERVRMTLVTMGKPQTILSDFTGQTDSSYALKKFNYSFKSQDQNFVLTGRITNGKVILKTQDSKNPPKEIPIAHDEIYCNTLLGRLIAKKKFSLPPNFTVKIFEPLMATVVNVELNVLGNETVIIKDQPEELIKVSAKMLGLISYLWLDSLGRIKKEWSAPEMISIETIPDEILTQISAAELLDILDVYAVSSDTIINNPREVKWVKITFSDLDTSDLNLKDDFQKIISYNPLTLEIVSKVKMKDVLFPITNYSEYLAASFYVQSEHPEIIERARKIIGPEKSATTAAKKLLTWVYNNIKKEPSATIPQALEVLNSLRGDCNEHAVLYCALARAVGIPAEICVGLVYLDGKFYYHAWNKIYLGEWIAVDPTFGQFPADALHIKLSEGDFSEQSKVLKVIGKVKLKISEYR; from the coding sequence ATGAGAATTTTTTTTAACTTAATAATCCTCAGTGGATTAATTTTATTAACTAATGTCGCATGTAGACATCAGCGTCCCAATTCTTTTAACCCAACTAATTTTGAAGAACAATGGCGAGCAATCTATTTACAAGACAAAAGAGTTGGTTACTATTATATGAAAATTATCCCCAATAAGGCTGGCTATCAAATTTCTGAGCGGGTGCGAATGACTCTGGTTACTATGGGGAAGCCTCAGACAATTCTTTCTGATTTTACCGGCCAGACCGATTCGAGTTATGCCCTTAAAAAATTTAATTATTCCTTTAAATCTCAGGACCAGAATTTTGTTCTTACTGGCAGGATTACAAATGGTAAAGTAATATTAAAAACTCAGGACTCCAAAAATCCACCGAAAGAAATCCCAATTGCCCATGATGAAATCTATTGTAATACCCTACTTGGGCGGTTAATTGCCAAGAAAAAATTCAGTTTGCCACCAAATTTTACAGTAAAAATCTTCGAACCCTTAATGGCAACAGTTGTGAATGTTGAACTTAATGTTTTAGGGAATGAAACAGTTATTATTAAAGATCAGCCCGAGGAGCTTATAAAAGTTTCCGCCAAGATGTTAGGACTTATAAGCTATTTGTGGCTTGATTCATTGGGACGGATTAAAAAGGAATGGTCGGCGCCCGAGATGATAAGTATTGAAACAATACCAGATGAGATTTTAACCCAAATCTCAGCAGCTGAGTTGTTAGATATTTTAGATGTATATGCAGTTTCCTCTGATACAATCATTAATAATCCTCGTGAGGTAAAATGGGTAAAAATTACTTTTAGTGATTTAGACACCTCAGACCTTAATCTAAAAGATGATTTTCAAAAAATAATCAGTTATAATCCTCTAACACTTGAAATTGTAAGTAAAGTAAAGATGAAAGATGTTCTATTTCCGATTACTAATTATTCAGAATATTTAGCGGCGTCATTTTATGTACAAAGTGAGCACCCTGAGATAATTGAGAGAGCTCGTAAAATTATTGGTCCAGAAAAATCGGCAACTACCGCGGCAAAAAAACTTTTAACGTGGGTCTATAATAATATAAAAAAAGAACCTAGCGCTACTATACCTCAAGCACTTGAGGTGCTAAATAGTTTACGCGGCGACTGTAACGAACATGCAGTGCTTTACTGTGCATTAGCCCGTGCTGTCGGAATACCGGCTGAAATATGTGTTGGGCTTGTGTATCTTGATGGTAAATTTTATTATCACGCATGGAATAAAATATACCTTGGAGAATGGATTGCTGTCGATCCAACTTTCGGACAATTTCCGGCTGATGCATTGCACATTAAATTAAGTGAAGGCGACTTCTCCGAACAAAGTAAGGTTCTTAAGGTTATTGGTAAGGTAAAGCTTAAAATATCAGAGTATCGTTAA
- a CDS encoding peptidylprolyl isomerase, translated as MRYIKFFFLIICLTSLAFAKSNIKSLVDELALLYIQGAFNQAEQKIIEALENAPPTEKPYYLLELGDLYFDKLNDYLRAESIYNILLATQPKGIPPADIYYRLGLVYEKQENFLKAAQMLEQVAVRYHKSPWAQDALDAIERCFKKNYQELVAKVDEYPITRIEFEDRMALAPGNYESFDRKNELLDEMINERILFCEALRRNYHQITAFKDQIAETRKNSLLQNWYQQEIINKVKITEKEKKNYYRKHKKTEFIIPEEVRAKEIVVADKNLADSLYQVLQAAPGEYFDTIALNYSISPTKKNYGDLGYFRKGIYPQEIEKVAFKLKPQLLSTPIYSQDKGGYVILKVLDHRPQIIRSYKEAASEIEYRLRSEKIEKTFKEKTDNFKKLYKIQTIDNAFSENLDTVAYIDQIPITQTEVTTYLNRIPPFYRSEFETPEGKKRILDQIILEKTWLMELEKIKFWLKNNVFQQVEESKRATLVNLIRKNEVEAKIIITEEDLQQEYQKNISEYKVPKQYRAREVVIASESLAQEIYKEATAGKVPFDSLARTFSRAVSKNAGGDMGFFTAGTKPKEIEAALSKLKPGMVSKPIKQNDTTFVILKLEEVKEPYVKKFDDVKAIIQRKLRQRLDQERYQTFISEIRKNYRIEKYLKPEAEVKTEEENR; from the coding sequence TTAGAGCTTGGCGACCTATACTTTGATAAACTCAACGACTACCTCAGAGCAGAAAGTATCTACAATATCTTACTCGCCACTCAACCTAAAGGAATTCCGCCGGCAGACATTTATTATCGGTTGGGATTAGTCTATGAAAAACAAGAGAATTTTCTAAAAGCAGCTCAGATGCTTGAGCAAGTAGCAGTTCGTTATCACAAATCACCTTGGGCCCAGGATGCCTTAGATGCTATTGAGCGCTGTTTTAAAAAGAATTATCAAGAACTTGTAGCGAAAGTTGATGAGTATCCAATAACCCGAATCGAATTCGAGGACCGTATGGCGTTAGCGCCAGGTAACTATGAAAGCTTTGATCGGAAAAACGAATTACTTGATGAAATGATTAACGAACGAATACTTTTTTGTGAGGCTCTAAGGCGTAATTATCATCAAATAACTGCCTTTAAAGATCAAATTGCTGAGACTAGAAAAAATTCCCTTTTGCAGAACTGGTATCAACAAGAAATCATCAATAAAGTAAAAATTACTGAGAAAGAAAAGAAGAACTATTATCGAAAACACAAGAAAACTGAATTTATAATTCCAGAAGAAGTTCGGGCCAAAGAAATTGTTGTTGCTGATAAAAATCTTGCCGATAGCCTATATCAAGTTCTTCAGGCAGCACCGGGTGAATATTTCGATACTATAGCTTTAAATTATTCTATATCACCCACTAAAAAGAATTACGGTGATTTGGGATATTTTCGAAAAGGTATTTATCCTCAGGAAATTGAAAAAGTCGCTTTCAAATTGAAACCTCAATTACTTAGCACACCTATTTATTCCCAAGATAAGGGTGGTTATGTAATATTAAAAGTCTTAGACCATCGCCCGCAAATTATCCGTTCCTATAAAGAAGCAGCATCAGAGATTGAATATCGGCTAAGAAGTGAAAAAATCGAAAAAACATTTAAAGAAAAAACAGATAATTTTAAAAAGCTTTACAAAATCCAAACAATCGATAATGCTTTTAGTGAGAATTTAGATACAGTCGCTTATATTGATCAAATCCCAATCACCCAAACTGAAGTAACAACCTATCTTAATCGAATCCCGCCCTTTTATCGGTCAGAGTTTGAAACCCCTGAAGGCAAAAAGCGAATACTAGACCAAATAATTTTAGAAAAAACCTGGCTCATGGAACTTGAGAAGATTAAATTTTGGCTTAAAAATAATGTTTTTCAGCAAGTTGAAGAATCCAAACGAGCGACATTAGTTAACCTAATAAGAAAAAACGAAGTCGAAGCCAAAATCATTATTACCGAAGAAGATCTACAACAAGAATACCAAAAGAACATTTCAGAATATAAAGTCCCTAAACAGTACCGCGCTCGAGAGGTTGTTATCGCATCAGAATCGTTGGCTCAAGAAATTTATAAAGAAGCAACTGCGGGTAAGGTCCCATTTGACTCCTTAGCCCGTACTTTTTCTCGAGCTGTAAGCAAAAATGCCGGGGGCGATATGGGATTTTTTACGGCAGGAACAAAACCTAAAGAAATCGAGGCGGCCTTAAGTAAGCTAAAACCCGGAATGGTTAGCAAGCCAATTAAACAGAATGATACAACATTTGTAATCTTAAAATTAGAAGAAGTTAAAGAACCTTATGTCAAAAAATTCGATGATGTTAAGGCGATTATTCAACGAAAATTGCGCCAGCGACTGGATCAGGAACGATATCAAACATTTATTAGTGAAATAAGAAAAAATTATCGCATCGAAAAGTATCTTAAACCTGAAGCAGAAGTGAAAACCGAAGAAGAAAATAGATAA